A genomic region of Haliotis asinina isolate JCU_RB_2024 chromosome 1, JCU_Hal_asi_v2, whole genome shotgun sequence contains the following coding sequences:
- the LOC137274273 gene encoding cylicin-1-like, translated as MQVYGNFTNNASPMTNYYEEDEILESRMKAIGLGIFLISLVVSSSAVPLTLIKDPAIPQLCMSSADCEAVNQVCLRPPSQNYGHSVPASGLETDVDLVWSYGKTCQSSADCDAVNQSCVIPIDHVYGRCIAKKQGSHNATTPRIVQDVAEQLEKTGKEIDGMSQTGQNKTKQLRKRLQRNSDRIGNIRSQLQPRVPSTRDTTKQYRKRSLNLDLDLDTALDKTLSDLEVSRISNSVKVRAPMLGKTKAKASLKNASGKKDDAGVNVKGDVEIHVTHHVIHTTADNRTIGNSSNTSKTVKTNQFHGLETNWRRIINGKHDLLNASLPRQQLGLHQMGVLLASVAKAIKHDINRDPFKHGSDKYYSEDFSDIQKKEHRGHDHAFKYDDTKDLRHRPDDDDEDRHENEEEEKNESEDEDKNDSRKEEKEKDEEGRDTRKDDYEYEDEEGNEDEDQDTDEEQTTDEDEEDESEDVKRKRTRSYANKPRTLNKNMKGSRKQKRSFGIVQEAVEAIFSDNHRESEKSSKDSDEKSDRDRRNVASLEELSPVSVYEAAIEQDAHPQPSSTIPQLHSDVFSPTHVPSHQEDSQQSAASNKWSECSVTCGLGTRKRMKVCAGTSCTPGQIQIKPCMMPIC; from the exons ATGCAAGTCTATGGGAATTTCACTAATAATGCCTCACCAATGACCAACTACT ATGAAGAAGATGAAATATTAGAAAGCAGGATGAAGGCCATTGGATTGGGTATTTTCCTCATCTCTTTGGTTGTCTCAAGCTCAGCAGTCCCCTTGACACTAATAAAG GATCCTGCCATCCCGCAGTTATGTATGTCGTCTGCTGACTGTGAGGCTGTCAACCAAGTGTGCCTGAGGCCGCCGAGCCAGAACTACGGACATT CTGTCCCCGCTAGTGGTTTGGAGACTGATGTAGACCTAGTCTGGTCGTATGGAAAGACTTGTCAGTCTTCTGCCGACTGTGATGCTGTCAACCAATCGTGTGTCATTCCAATTGACCACGTTTATGGGCGTTGTATTGCCAAG AAACAGGGAAGCCACAATGCCACCACTCCCAGAATTGTGCAGGATGTTGCAGAACAATTAGAGAAGACAGGAAAAGAGATCGATGGAATGTCACAAACAGGACAAAATAAGACCAAACAGTTGCGGAAACGCTTGCAGCGAAACAGTGACAGGATTGGAAACATCAG GTCACAGCTTCAGCCCAGGGTACCGTCTACCCGTGATACAACCAAACAGTATCGAAAGCGTTCCCTAAATCTGGATTTAGACCTAGACACTGCGCTGGATAAAACTTTGTCAGACTTGGAGGTCAGTAGGATAAGCAACAGTGTGAAGGTGAGGGCACCCATGTTGGGGAAAACCAAGGCTAAAGCATCATTAAAGAACGCATCAGGAAAGAAGGATGATGCTGGTGTGAATGTAAAGGGTGATGTAGAGATCCATGTGACACACCATGTCATACATACCACAGCTGATAACAGAACCATTGGCAACTCGTCTAATACATCCAAAACCGTGAAAACCAATCAATTTCATGGGCTTGAAACCAACTGGAGGAGGATCATTAATGGTAAACATGATTTACTGAATGCATCTCTTCCTCGCCAGCAACTTGGCTTACATCAGATGGGGGTTCTCTTAGCCAGTGTGGCCAAGGCTATAAAACATGACATCAACAGAGATCCTTTCAAACATGGCAGTGACAAATATTATTCGGAAGACTTTAGCGACATTCAAAAGAAGGAACATCGTGGCCATGATCACGCATTTAAATATGATGACACGAAAGATCTTCGTCATAGAcctgatgatgacgatgaggaTAGGCATGAGAATGAAGAGGAAGAAAAAAATGAGAGTGAGGATGAGGACAAAAATGATAGTAGAAAAGAGGAAAAGGAAAAAGATGAGGAAGGAAGGGATACGAGGAAAGATGACTATGAGTATGAGGATGAAGAAGGTAATGAAGATGAAGATCAGGATACCGACGAAGAGCAGACCACggatgaggatgaagaggatGAGTCAGAGGATGTCAAACGTAAGCGGACGCGCTCTTATGCTAATAAACCCAGAACATTAAACAAGAATATGAAGGGTTCGCGGAAACAAAAGCGAAGTTTTGGTATTGTTCAGGAAGCTGTCGAAGCAATATTTTCTGACAATCATCGAGAATCAGAAAAATCGAGCAAAGACTCAGATGAGAAATCAGACAGAGACAGAAGAAATGTCGCATCTTTGGAGGAGTTAAGTCCCGTATCTGTCTATGAGGCAGCCATTGAGCAAGATGCACACCCACAACCCTCTTCAACCATCCCTCAACTACATTCGGATGTGTTCTCTCCCACGCATGTGCCATCACATCAAGAGGATTCTCAACAAAGCGCAG CCAGCAACAAGTGGAGCGAGTGCAGTGTCACGTGCGGCCTGGGAACACGGAAAAGGATGAAGGTGTGTGCAGGCACCAGCTGCACACCCGGGCAAATACAGATCAAACCATGCATGATGCCCATCTGCTGA